The following are encoded in a window of Solidesulfovibrio magneticus RS-1 genomic DNA:
- a CDS encoding metal-dependent transcriptional regulator → MNYQDEYLEKLWVMAERGESGLAVLAETLCQELDKRHLEALVRGGLVACEPAGDQIALTVAGRQRAERIIRAHRIGERLLYDVFGGRNLEEGACEFEHIVTTELVDGLCTLLGHPRKCPHGNPIPEGECCHSFDRTARHAVSPLADLELGQRARVAYIDCRDNRRLHKLNGLQIRPGAEIVLRQRQPCLVVECEGTCIALDAAIAGGIRVWSGSSRGQGGRQPADGLAGTGRLGRLGRWLLRRRDT, encoded by the coding sequence GTGAACTATCAAGACGAATATCTGGAAAAACTCTGGGTCATGGCGGAACGCGGCGAAAGCGGTCTGGCCGTCCTGGCCGAGACGTTGTGCCAGGAACTGGACAAGCGGCACCTGGAAGCCCTGGTCCGGGGCGGACTGGTTGCGTGCGAACCGGCCGGCGACCAGATCGCTCTGACGGTTGCCGGACGGCAGCGGGCCGAACGGATCATCCGCGCCCACCGCATCGGCGAGCGGCTGCTCTATGACGTGTTCGGCGGGCGCAATCTGGAAGAGGGGGCCTGCGAATTCGAGCATATCGTCACGACGGAACTCGTTGACGGGCTGTGCACCCTTTTGGGCCATCCACGCAAATGCCCCCACGGCAACCCCATCCCGGAAGGGGAGTGCTGCCACAGCTTTGACCGCACCGCACGGCATGCCGTGAGTCCGCTTGCGGATCTGGAGTTGGGGCAGCGTGCCAGGGTGGCCTATATCGATTGCCGGGACAACCGCCGGCTGCACAAATTAAACGGGCTGCAGATCCGCCCCGGAGCCGAGATCGTCTTGCGCCAGCGCCAGCCGTGCCTGGTGGTGGAGTGCGAAGGAACCTGCATCGCCCTGGACGCGGCCATTGCCGGGGGCATCCGGGTCTGGAGCGGCTCAAGCCGCGGGCAGGGGGGGCGGCAGCCGGCGGATGGGCTGGCCGGAACGGGCCGCCTGGGCCGCCTGGGCCGCTGGCTTCTGCGGCGGCGGGACACTTGA
- a CDS encoding FeoB small GTPase domain-containing protein, translated as MPFPPPIKESKMSTSAAKPTQAVLLGLPNSGKSTLFTRLTGRYVAVANAPLTTLELERAPLLVTDDPYEIVDAPGFTDLFASLSRGEAVREALAAPGQIIAILCLDANRFKQSLSLLLEVQTLGLPMVVALNMVEEANNRGLTIDAPGLADRLGVPVVEQRGGADDVSLLAQALPQARPARPEGLDHGAALGAALEIVAASLPVDCPYPGAAARHVLLGGAVADFFPAGPAPSDNSPALAAAAAARALPGDALSLLTNGANQWIDATCRLLVQQRSRHDRDILQLVARMSRSLVFGPPILISILYVTFILVVDGANAIAELLNARVWNPIHAYLSGVLPQGFWTDFLIGDYGVLSMGLANALLTVLPILSVFYLVFNTLEDMGYLPNLSVLTRRILGRLGLGGSAIMPLVLGFGCKTMATLTARTIASKRERFITIFLIAFAIPCAGQMGLNMSIIGRMGLSAFFISSLALVVVELAAGYLLNRFLSHTEEAEGFILELPPIRIPQPKAVLRKTVHRLYLFLDESLGVFILAALSLFTLDRLGILQGLKTVLGPVLEKFLGLPASMLDAVILLLARHEAAAALIIELIRKGQLDYRQSIIAVTLTTMFIPCFANVMAMTKVLGARSSMTIFFAVNLAALASCSVLNLLLQWYGQA; from the coding sequence ATGCCTTTTCCTCCTCCCATCAAAGAGAGTAAGATGTCAACGTCTGCAGCAAAACCGACGCAAGCGGTCCTCCTTGGCTTGCCAAACAGTGGGAAAAGCACGCTTTTTACGAGGCTTACCGGCCGGTATGTCGCCGTGGCCAATGCTCCGCTGACCACGCTTGAGTTGGAACGCGCCCCGTTGCTGGTGACCGACGACCCTTACGAAATCGTCGACGCGCCGGGCTTCACGGACCTCTTCGCCAGCCTGTCACGGGGGGAGGCTGTGCGCGAGGCGCTTGCGGCCCCGGGGCAGATCATCGCCATCCTGTGCCTGGACGCCAACCGGTTCAAACAATCGTTGTCGCTTTTGCTCGAAGTGCAGACCCTGGGATTGCCCATGGTCGTCGCGCTCAACATGGTGGAAGAGGCCAACAACCGGGGCCTGACCATCGACGCACCCGGCTTGGCCGATCGCCTGGGCGTGCCTGTGGTGGAACAGCGCGGCGGGGCCGATGACGTCAGTCTGCTGGCCCAGGCTCTGCCCCAGGCCCGGCCGGCCCGGCCCGAGGGCCTGGACCACGGCGCAGCCCTTGGCGCGGCCTTGGAGATTGTGGCGGCTTCCTTGCCGGTCGATTGCCCCTATCCGGGCGCCGCAGCCCGGCATGTGCTGCTGGGGGGCGCTGTTGCGGATTTTTTTCCGGCCGGGCCGGCCCCTTCGGACAACTCGCCCGCCTTGGCCGCCGCTGCCGCCGCCCGGGCGCTTCCCGGCGACGCCCTGAGCCTTCTGACCAATGGGGCCAACCAGTGGATCGACGCAACCTGCCGCTTGCTGGTGCAGCAGCGTTCGCGCCATGACCGCGACATCCTGCAGCTCGTTGCCCGAATGTCGCGCTCGCTGGTTTTTGGTCCGCCAATTTTGATTTCGATTCTCTATGTCACTTTCATTTTAGTGGTCGACGGCGCCAACGCCATCGCGGAGTTGTTAAACGCCCGGGTGTGGAATCCTATTCATGCGTATCTTTCCGGCGTCCTGCCGCAGGGCTTTTGGACGGATTTTCTCATCGGCGATTACGGCGTGCTGTCCATGGGGCTGGCCAATGCCTTGCTGACGGTACTGCCCATCCTTTCCGTGTTCTATCTGGTATTCAATACGCTGGAAGACATGGGCTACTTGCCTAACCTTTCGGTGCTGACCCGGCGCATCCTCGGCCGGCTGGGTCTTGGCGGCTCGGCCATCATGCCACTGGTGCTGGGCTTTGGCTGCAAGACCATGGCCACGCTGACGGCGCGCACCATTGCGTCCAAGCGGGAACGATTCATCACAATTTTCCTAATCGCCTTTGCCATCCCCTGCGCCGGCCAGATGGGCCTTAATATGAGCATCATCGGCCGGATGGGCCTGAGCGCCTTTTTCATCTCCTCCTTGGCGCTTGTCGTGGTGGAACTGGCGGCCGGGTATCTGCTCAACCGGTTTTTGTCCCATACCGAGGAAGCTGAGGGCTTTATCCTGGAGTTGCCGCCGATCCGCATTCCCCAGCCCAAGGCAGTGCTGCGAAAGACCGTGCACCGCCTGTACCTGTTTCTCGATGAATCCCTGGGCGTGTTCATCTTGGCCGCTTTGTCCCTGTTCACCCTGGACAGGTTGGGCATCCTGCAGGGGCTCAAAACCGTTCTGGGCCCGGTGCTGGAAAAATTTCTCGGCCTGCCGGCCTCCATGCTGGACGCAGTCATTCTTCTTCTGGCCCGACACGAGGCGGCCGCGGCGCTCATCATTGAACTGATACGGAAGGGTCAGCTCGATTATCGGCAAAGCATCATCGCCGTGACCCTGACCACCATGTTTATCCCGTGTTTTGCCAATGTAATGGCCATGACCAAGGTGCTTGGGGCGCGCAGTTCCATGACGATCTTTTTTGCCGTGAATCTGGCGGCCCTGGCTTCGTGCTCGGTCCTCAATCTTTTGTTGCAGTGGTATGGACAGGCATGA
- a CDS encoding 4Fe-4S binding protein — protein sequence MAYEIDEACVGCSACAKKCPEGAISGEPKKQHQIDSLFCVDCGVCFNTCPRGAILDPNGRRSPKKGKKSELKANIQDTICAACKTCLLHCPQGAISVVKKGIFRSLKCQVDPLVCVGCGACQNLCITGAITLRDPDQADTP from the coding sequence ATGGCATATGAGATCGACGAAGCCTGCGTCGGGTGCAGCGCCTGCGCCAAGAAATGCCCTGAGGGGGCCATCTCCGGCGAACCGAAAAAGCAGCACCAAATCGACTCGCTTTTCTGCGTCGATTGCGGCGTCTGCTTCAACACCTGCCCCCGGGGTGCCATCCTTGATCCAAATGGCCGGCGTTCTCCCAAAAAAGGCAAAAAATCAGAACTCAAAGCCAATATCCAGGACACTATCTGCGCCGCCTGCAAGACCTGCCTGCTGCATTGCCCCCAAGGGGCCATCAGCGTGGTCAAAAAAGGAATTTTCCGGAGTCTCAAATGCCAGGTGGACCCCCTCGTGTGCGTCGGCTGCGGGGCCTGCCAGAATCTTTGCATCACCGGAGCCATCACTCTTCGCGACCCTGATCAGGCAGATACGCCTTGA
- a CDS encoding cation diffusion facilitator family transporter: MRKVCQDCLKCVNNVGWIGLWTSLFLAVLQGSVGVTTGSKACLAIALQSLCDIIGSGMMILTQKVSSKPANDDFPFGYGKVEFVAAAFTCLFFAAATTILTVYDIEDIFGTPTAQSDFTPFLVAVVSVIVNERMFRYLQCVAHQAKSQTILANAWASRAGMYSAAVVGLCSVGPWVGVPVLDDIGSLIVIALIAKIIFQVFLEAVRGLLDHSVNEQYEERIETIALGVAGVTDVGRIKTKQMGRKVWADVDIFVDPANTVSDGRRIADAVRSALLAALDDFENVHVNFKPVKARTMCGAQA, encoded by the coding sequence ATGCGAAAAGTCTGTCAGGATTGCCTCAAATGCGTCAATAACGTCGGCTGGATAGGCTTGTGGACGAGTCTTTTCCTGGCGGTGTTGCAAGGGTCTGTCGGCGTCACAACCGGAAGCAAGGCCTGTTTGGCCATTGCCTTGCAGTCGCTTTGCGACATCATCGGTTCCGGCATGATGATCCTGACCCAGAAAGTCAGTTCCAAGCCGGCCAATGACGATTTCCCTTTTGGCTACGGCAAGGTGGAATTCGTGGCCGCCGCTTTTACGTGCCTGTTTTTCGCGGCCGCCACCACGATCCTGACGGTCTACGACATCGAGGATATTTTCGGCACGCCAACGGCCCAGTCCGATTTTACGCCGTTTCTCGTGGCCGTGGTCTCGGTCATCGTCAATGAGCGCATGTTTCGCTATCTGCAATGCGTGGCCCATCAGGCCAAGAGCCAGACCATCCTGGCCAATGCCTGGGCCAGCCGGGCCGGTATGTATTCCGCCGCCGTGGTCGGGCTGTGTTCCGTGGGGCCGTGGGTCGGCGTGCCGGTCCTGGACGACATCGGCTCCCTGATTGTCATCGCGCTCATTGCCAAGATCATTTTCCAGGTCTTCCTGGAAGCGGTGCGGGGACTGCTGGACCATTCGGTCAATGAGCAATATGAGGAGCGTATAGAGACTATAGCCTTGGGCGTGGCCGGCGTGACCGACGTGGGGCGCATCAAGACCAAGCAGATGGGCAGAAAGGTCTGGGCCGACGTAGACATCTTCGTCGACCCGGCCAACACAGTTTCGGATGGCCGCCGCATTGCCGATGCGGTACGCAGCGCGCTGCTGGCGGCTCTGGACGACTTTGAAAACGTCCATGTCAATTTCAAGCCTGTAAAAGCGCGTACGATGTGTGGGGCGCAAGCATGA
- a CDS encoding LapA family protein, which produces MLRTIVTVVLTVVAVLFTINNFDHVPVHLVFGKELQIRLIFVIAIAGVAGFLIRHFIGVAREEELKRRLLLERKKHGSRKRLPDVDDILD; this is translated from the coding sequence ATGTTAAGAACGATAGTGACAGTGGTCCTGACCGTTGTGGCGGTGCTTTTCACCATCAACAACTTCGACCATGTGCCGGTGCATCTGGTGTTTGGCAAGGAACTCCAGATCCGTCTGATTTTTGTTATTGCCATCGCCGGAGTGGCCGGATTTCTCATCCGCCACTTCATCGGCGTGGCCCGGGAAGAGGAACTCAAGCGGCGATTGCTTCTGGAACGCAAGAAACATGGCAGCCGGAAAAGATTGCCTGACGTCGACGATATCTTGGATTAA
- a CDS encoding 4Fe-4S binding protein, giving the protein MQLPSFRAAIQLASSVLSNSFVGAALTRTVNSNPLKGICVPYLNCYSCPGALFSCPIGTLQHFMAIRAVPYLLIGILSAVGFTVGRMACGWVCPFGFLQDLMHKIPSPKFKTPRFMRYGKYGFLVIVAMALPYFTGDTWFSKLCPAGTLTAGVPWILWDPVNPLTGQPVLPGTPGPQFYAGLAILAVCLVWFVLARRPFCKAVCPLGAIFALFNRFSLIRLEVSPHCDNCRVCDAKCPMELDVALEHNSGECIRCLECTRCGHVRLVTPFDEGALRDAKADVCIHN; this is encoded by the coding sequence ATGCAGCTTCCCAGTTTCAGGGCGGCAATACAGTTGGCCAGTTCGGTGCTCAGCAACAGCTTTGTTGGGGCGGCGCTGACGCGGACAGTCAATTCCAATCCCCTGAAGGGCATTTGTGTGCCCTATCTCAACTGCTATTCCTGTCCTGGGGCGCTTTTTTCCTGTCCCATCGGGACGCTGCAGCATTTCATGGCCATTCGGGCCGTGCCCTATCTGCTCATTGGCATCCTGTCGGCTGTGGGGTTTACCGTCGGGCGCATGGCCTGCGGCTGGGTCTGTCCCTTCGGCTTTCTTCAGGACTTGATGCACAAGATTCCCAGCCCCAAGTTCAAGACGCCCCGGTTCATGCGCTATGGCAAGTACGGTTTCCTGGTTATCGTGGCCATGGCCCTGCCGTATTTTACCGGCGACACCTGGTTTTCCAAGCTCTGTCCGGCCGGCACCCTCACCGCCGGCGTACCGTGGATTCTCTGGGATCCGGTCAACCCCCTCACCGGCCAGCCGGTGCTGCCGGGCACGCCCGGGCCGCAGTTTTATGCCGGACTGGCCATCCTGGCGGTCTGTCTCGTCTGGTTTGTCCTGGCCCGGCGTCCGTTTTGCAAAGCCGTGTGTCCGCTGGGGGCTATTTTTGCCTTGTTTAACCGTTTCAGTCTGATCCGCCTGGAAGTGTCGCCCCACTGCGACAACTGCCGGGTGTGCGATGCCAAGTGTCCCATGGAACTCGACGTCGCCCTGGAGCATAATTCCGGCGAGTGCATCCGCTGTCTGGAATGCACCCGGTGCGGGCATGTCAGGTTGGTTACGCCTTTTGACGAGGGAGCGTTGCGTGATGCCAAAGCGGATGTTTGCATTCATAACTGA
- a CDS encoding S1C family serine protease, with protein MKKNKKFQVKSLFWPALFVGALLVASLATNFTVFRGYLNQDLIPTMPTPAAPIQLSAGAAAAGNAPSMRDGVNRILALVQPAVVRVTKPGPGGEGQPTGGVAYLTPSGGPSESTGSGVIVDDRGYVLTTFQTVGKATLVKVTLAGDAGRQVLADVIGVDTKTDLALLKIRSQKTFPAVPLGNSDSLGVGDIVFAVGNPFGFAGTVTMGIVSSDSRKINIGGVRYPDLIQTDAAVNEGNDGGPLVNLRGEVVGINMASVMPDHRYSGIGFAVPINDAGALLSGQAR; from the coding sequence ATGAAAAAGAATAAAAAATTCCAGGTCAAAAGCCTTTTCTGGCCGGCGCTGTTCGTGGGGGCCTTGCTGGTGGCCTCCCTGGCCACCAACTTCACGGTGTTTCGGGGCTATCTGAACCAGGATCTGATCCCGACCATGCCGACCCCGGCCGCGCCCATCCAGCTTTCCGCCGGGGCCGCGGCCGCCGGCAATGCCCCGAGCATGCGCGACGGTGTGAACCGGATTTTGGCCCTGGTGCAGCCTGCCGTGGTCCGCGTGACCAAACCCGGTCCCGGCGGCGAGGGCCAGCCCACCGGCGGCGTGGCCTACCTGACCCCGTCGGGCGGCCCCTCGGAATCCACCGGTTCCGGCGTCATCGTCGATGACCGGGGGTATGTGCTGACCACCTTCCAGACCGTGGGCAAGGCGACCCTGGTCAAGGTCACCCTGGCCGGCGACGCCGGCCGGCAGGTGCTGGCCGACGTGATCGGCGTGGACACCAAGACCGATCTGGCGCTGCTCAAGATTCGCTCGCAAAAGACCTTCCCGGCCGTGCCCCTGGGCAACTCCGACAGCCTGGGCGTGGGCGACATCGTTTTCGCCGTGGGCAATCCCTTCGGCTTTGCCGGCACCGTGACCATGGGCATCGTCAGCAGCGACAGCCGCAAGATCAATATCGGCGGGGTGCGCTATCCCGACCTCATCCAGACCGACGCTGCAGTCAACGAGGGCAACGACGGCGGGCCGCTGGTCAATCTGCGCGGCGAAGTGGTCGGCATCAACATGGCCAGCGTCATGCCCGACCATCGCTATTCAGGCATCGGCTTTGCCGTGCCCATCAACGACGCCGGCGCGCTCCTGTCCGGACAGGCGCGCTAG
- a CDS encoding S1C family serine protease, whose product MAAWRIVWTAACCLGLWLQAAQCQGAAAVLDQLQADVRQALAAIKPSVASVKAQKRQMLKGGGEMWFESVGSGLVVDERGYILTNSHVVRSGERVTVALWNGSGTELPATIVDEDVDNDLALLKIEPAAALRPAPLGDAAGLAVGDWVVSVGSPYGYEHSATFGIVSGLHRNLMINGVAYRDMIQTDAAITQGNSGGPLLDLNGVAVGINAAIFSPENAYTGIAFTIPINRAKHFISRTIGAVPTIRSAPAGTPAATGTPVAAGTPTAVGPQGGLRPGFQPLPDQPAPAAAVNPVRPQPGAALPAQALPNPGPAGQPLTIAGQPAQPLPAVGQPAAVPPDALPVGQPLPTAAQPVQGLPVQTQGAAGANPAGQPPFAGIPPRQPGAAPQAPPAGGAVAASPGQSALQPGFMPLPATVMTAPAVAGALQTAAAAAPALPPPPNPKEPVDLNKTPPNDATHKTFSDCTTCHVITKKLVVNMQSTMPHPPLGNCDTCHVMINEKPVAGPTTVAWNTIVARIPGLKSLGGAPYVTYAAVLLAALLATAIGFDAGLLFVPILLFHGLGLEMACAASLLMLAVVGLPAMVRFDGSDCIDLRLFAVVLPPAALGAFGGAFGAAFLDPTYLPMGLAACLLLAAMLFSRNPALESVWGGRRDRGGLAWRPVYGGEPYVLGLASLSACVLVAAGLGGLLGASGSWLLLPMVMTVFRIPLPVAAAVAAVMTPVVGLFGYLGHAVVGQYDVPMLVQLCAAALVGSMGGLLLQSLKTNTRARACGVMASAMAACAVILRIANLI is encoded by the coding sequence ATGGCAGCATGGCGGATTGTCTGGACGGCGGCGTGTTGCCTGGGGCTTTGGCTCCAGGCGGCCCAGTGCCAGGGGGCCGCGGCGGTCCTGGATCAACTGCAGGCTGATGTGCGCCAAGCGTTGGCGGCCATCAAACCCTCGGTGGCGAGCGTCAAGGCGCAAAAGCGCCAGATGCTCAAGGGCGGCGGCGAAATGTGGTTTGAAAGCGTCGGATCGGGTCTCGTCGTGGACGAACGCGGCTACATCCTGACCAACTCCCATGTGGTGCGGTCCGGGGAACGCGTCACGGTCGCGCTCTGGAACGGCTCGGGAACGGAGTTGCCGGCGACCATCGTGGACGAGGACGTGGACAACGATCTGGCTCTGCTCAAGATCGAGCCGGCCGCCGCCTTGCGCCCGGCCCCCCTGGGCGATGCCGCCGGACTGGCCGTCGGCGACTGGGTCGTCAGCGTCGGCAGCCCCTACGGCTACGAGCATTCGGCCACCTTCGGCATCGTCAGCGGCCTGCACCGCAATCTCATGATAAACGGCGTGGCCTACCGCGACATGATCCAGACCGACGCGGCCATCACCCAGGGCAACAGCGGCGGCCCGCTGCTTGATCTCAACGGCGTGGCCGTGGGCATAAACGCCGCCATTTTTTCTCCCGAAAACGCCTATACCGGCATCGCCTTCACCATTCCCATCAATCGGGCCAAGCATTTTATTTCCCGCACCATCGGGGCAGTGCCCACCATCCGCTCCGCCCCGGCCGGCACGCCGGCTGCGACCGGGACGCCGGTTGCGGCCGGAACGCCGACCGCCGTCGGGCCCCAGGGTGGTCTGCGGCCCGGGTTCCAGCCGTTGCCCGATCAGCCAGCTCCCGCGGCCGCCGTCAATCCGGTCCGGCCCCAGCCGGGCGCGGCATTGCCGGCCCAGGCTCTGCCGAACCCGGGGCCGGCGGGCCAGCCGCTGACCATCGCCGGCCAACCGGCCCAGCCGCTGCCCGCCGTCGGCCAGCCGGCTGCTGTACCGCCCGACGCCTTGCCCGTCGGCCAGCCGCTGCCAACTGCCGCCCAGCCGGTCCAGGGCTTGCCTGTCCAGACCCAGGGAGCGGCCGGGGCAAACCCGGCGGGCCAGCCGCCGTTTGCCGGCATTCCCCCCCGCCAGCCCGGGGCCGCGCCCCAGGCTCCCCCGGCCGGGGGAGCGGTTGCCGCGTCGCCGGGTCAGAGCGCGCTTCAGCCGGGATTTATGCCCCTGCCTGCCACGGTCATGACCGCGCCTGCCGTCGCCGGCGCGCTCCAGACCGCCGCCGCCGCCGCGCCGGCCCTGCCGCCGCCGCCCAATCCCAAGGAGCCGGTGGATCTCAACAAGACGCCGCCCAACGACGCCACACACAAGACCTTTTCCGACTGCACCACCTGCCACGTCATTACCAAAAAGCTCGTGGTCAACATGCAGTCAACCATGCCGCATCCACCCCTGGGCAACTGCGACACCTGCCATGTGATGATCAATGAAAAGCCCGTGGCCGGGCCTACCACAGTAGCCTGGAATACTATTGTGGCCAGGATACCGGGCCTTAAAAGCCTTGGCGGCGCGCCCTACGTCACGTACGCCGCCGTGCTGCTGGCCGCACTGCTGGCCACGGCCATCGGCTTTGACGCCGGCTTGCTGTTCGTGCCCATCCTGCTTTTCCACGGTCTGGGCCTGGAAATGGCCTGCGCCGCTTCGCTGCTCATGCTGGCCGTGGTCGGGCTGCCGGCCATGGTGCGCTTTGACGGGTCCGACTGCATCGACCTGCGCCTTTTTGCCGTTGTCCTGCCGCCGGCCGCCCTGGGGGCGTTTGGCGGGGCGTTTGGCGCAGCCTTTCTCGACCCGACCTATCTGCCCATGGGGCTGGCGGCCTGCCTGCTGCTGGCAGCCATGCTCTTTTCACGCAACCCGGCCCTGGAATCCGTCTGGGGCGGACGCCGCGACCGGGGCGGGCTGGCCTGGCGCCCGGTCTACGGCGGCGAGCCGTATGTCCTGGGACTGGCCTCCCTGTCCGCCTGCGTGCTGGTGGCCGCCGGCCTGGGCGGCCTGCTCGGCGCGTCGGGCAGCTGGCTTCTTTTGCCCATGGTCATGACCGTGTTCCGGATTCCCCTGCCGGTGGCCGCCGCCGTGGCCGCAGTCATGACGCCCGTGGTCGGTTTGTTTGGCTACCTGGGCCATGCCGTGGTCGGCCAGTACGACGTGCCCATGTTGGTGCAATTGTGCGCCGCGGCGCTTGTGGGCTCCATGGGCGGCCTGTTGTTGCAGTCGCTTAAAACGAACACCCGTGCCCGGGCGTGCGGCGTCATGGCCTCGGCCATGGCCGCCTGCGCGGTGATCTTGCGGATAGCCAATCTGATATGA
- a CDS encoding PDZ domain-containing protein, whose translation MSDTFEELNAPGCPKRGRVASDRLLVWFGALMLACVLVLLAIMIKWVGAPGIGPQAGEDGREIFPAAAQTAMPAPGPAPGGDPIISFPAGIGNEQMQLIAQGGPYLGLSLSDLPAQTAAGLGLAAGRGALVNIVVAGSPGAAAGIKAGDVLLRLDNADLAGPAEVGRILGGKRAGETVKAVYSRAGVQKSTHITLENAPLGLDVGVIQKTPWVGLDVQDVDAIMRIQFNLPDDKGVLISHVAPNSPAQLAGLAVGDMIRRVGNARISNVAQFQASVEKAAIGQSLRLSVMRGGNPVEASVTLAARPAAPPQIPLIPPAKVTLSATWIGMDAAQLKPKDIVSLGLPQDMQGILVNEVEGQASMVGFQTGDVIVAVNGMATPDLDTFIQATRQQAGAAVEVVRANKHLFVSVPPPGYTPQGTQLKTGVDRKFRQVAATTPGIIGVLSPEKSVNATVASEAKAQAVILVDLANQAYAVVELNTRTPLPELLRQYGVGGLVCSDMSPAATAALQAAGVSVYSGVVGTVLDSVALYEQQGLTPAVGQ comes from the coding sequence ATGTCAGATACTTTTGAAGAATTAAACGCACCTGGTTGTCCCAAGCGTGGCCGCGTGGCCTCGGACAGATTGCTGGTCTGGTTCGGGGCGCTCATGCTGGCCTGCGTGCTGGTGCTTTTGGCCATCATGATCAAATGGGTCGGCGCGCCCGGCATCGGCCCTCAGGCCGGCGAGGACGGAAGGGAGATTTTCCCGGCTGCGGCCCAAACCGCCATGCCCGCGCCCGGCCCTGCCCCGGGCGGCGATCCGATCATCAGTTTCCCTGCCGGAATCGGCAACGAACAAATGCAACTCATTGCTCAAGGCGGGCCTTATCTGGGCTTGAGCCTAAGCGACCTGCCGGCCCAGACGGCCGCTGGCCTGGGCCTTGCCGCCGGGCGTGGGGCGCTGGTCAACATCGTGGTCGCCGGTTCCCCCGGGGCTGCCGCCGGCATCAAGGCCGGCGACGTCCTGTTGCGCCTGGACAACGCCGATTTGGCCGGTCCCGCCGAAGTGGGCCGCATCCTCGGCGGCAAGCGGGCCGGTGAGACGGTCAAGGCGGTCTACAGCCGGGCCGGGGTGCAGAAATCCACCCACATCACCCTGGAAAACGCGCCCCTTGGCCTGGATGTCGGCGTTATCCAGAAGACGCCCTGGGTCGGGTTGGACGTGCAGGACGTGGACGCCATCATGCGCATCCAATTCAATCTGCCCGACGACAAGGGCGTCCTTATAAGCCACGTGGCCCCCAATTCGCCGGCCCAGCTCGCCGGGCTGGCCGTTGGCGACATGATCCGCCGGGTGGGCAACGCCCGCATCAGCAATGTGGCCCAGTTCCAGGCCTCCGTGGAAAAGGCGGCCATCGGCCAGAGCCTGCGCCTTTCGGTCATGCGCGGGGGAAACCCCGTGGAAGCCTCGGTGACCCTGGCCGCACGGCCGGCCGCGCCGCCCCAGATTCCGCTCATTCCCCCGGCCAAGGTGACGCTGTCGGCCACCTGGATCGGCATGGACGCAGCCCAGCTCAAACCCAAGGACATCGTCTCCCTGGGCCTGCCCCAGGACATGCAGGGCATTCTCGTCAACGAAGTGGAAGGCCAGGCCAGCATGGTCGGCTTCCAGACTGGCGATGTGATCGTGGCCGTAAACGGCATGGCCACCCCCGACCTCGACACCTTCATCCAGGCCACCCGGCAGCAGGCCGGCGCGGCCGTGGAAGTGGTGCGGGCCAACAAGCATTTGTTCGTCTCGGTGCCGCCGCCGGGCTACACGCCCCAGGGCACCCAGCTCAAGACCGGCGTGGACCGCAAGTTCCGCCAGGTGGCGGCCACGACGCCGGGCATCATCGGCGTGTTGTCGCCGGAAAAAAGCGTCAACGCCACGGTGGCTTCCGAGGCCAAGGCCCAGGCCGTGATCCTCGTCGACCTGGCCAATCAGGCCTATGCCGTGGTTGAACTCAATACCCGCACCCCTCTGCCCGAGCTCCTGCGCCAATACGGCGTGGGCGGGCTGGTGTGCAGCGACATGAGCCCGGCCGCAACGGCGGCCCTCCAGGCCGCCGGCGTCTCGGTCTACAGCGGCGTGGTCGGAACGGTGCTCGACAGCGTCGCCCTGTACGAACAGCAGGGACTGACCCCGGCCGTCGGACAATAG